The following nucleotide sequence is from Halobacillus mangrovi.
AGGTGTTCATTCAGAGAAGTGATCTGCTCAGTTAGTACAGCGATCTGTACTTCTGGAGAACCAGTGTCGTTCTCATGAGTCTTGTACTCATTAATTAATTCTTGTTTACGTTCTTGTGTGATAGCCATTATAGCTACACCTCCTAATAAAATTTAGAATTCCCTTTCCCCTAGCGGACGCCGGAGTCTCGTTCCGCCAAGCGAAGGTTCCATATTAAAGCGTACAATTTTTAGAGAAAAAATGCAAGGGGAACCTTCATCCTATGCGAAAAAATTCCCGAATATGAGTTTCATCCTTTACCAATTGCTGCTTTACTTCTTCAACACCATTAAACTTTCTTTCATCTCTAATCATCTGGTGAAAGTAGACAGTCAAAGATCTTCCATAGAGGTCTTGCTTTACATCAAATAAGTGAACTTCCAGGGAAGGGTTATCCGCTTGTGTAATAAAGGTTGGTTTATAACCTAAATTAGCCATTCCATAATAAAGTTCCCCATCAAAATGTGCACTCACAGCATAAACGCCAATTTTAGGAAGATAATAGTTTTCATTCAATTCTATATTAGCTGTTGGATAACCTATGGTTCTTCCTCGTTGATCCCCTTTTACGACGGTGCCTTTAACTGAATAACGTCGCCCTAATAATTCATTGACTTCAGCTATCTCACCATCATCCAACAAACTACGGATTCTTGTAGAGCTCACCTTTTCTTCGTCTTTTTCCACTTTTGATATCACCGTTTGTCCAAAACGCCCTCTTCCGTACTCAGGAAGATCGGACATATTGCCTTTCCCCATATGTCCATAACTGAAATCAAACCCAGCGACAACGTGACTGACGTTGAGTCTCACAAAAAAGTCATCTACAAATTGCTGAGGGGATAGATTGGCAAGGGAAGTATCAAAAGTAACAACAAAGAAGTAATCTACTCCTATTTCTTCAAGTAGTTGTTCCTTTTGGGATAAAGGTGTAATGTAATAAGCTTGCTGTTTACCCTTTTTTAATACGACTGAAGGGTGAGGATCAAACGTCATTACAGCGCATTTCAGCTCTAACTCGTCTGCTTTGTCTTTGGCCGTTTGAATAACTTTCTGATGCCCCTTATGGATACCGTCGAAAAAGCCTACAGCTGTAACGCTTGGATCAAGATTAAGCTCTTCAGTTATCGAATCACGCGATAGACGGACCGTTTTCACTTCACTCACCTGCTTTATTGCATAATATTAAAACACACGTACGGGTTTAATGTATCCAGGTTTGTTAGGATGCTGCTGATATATCGCCAGGACTTCACCTTGGCATTTTACTGAAAATAGAGGGTAGGAAATCTCTTCTGGGGTTTCGAGAACCTGACCATGTTTGATTAAAGATTTCATCTTTTCATCAATTTCCCAACTGTTCAAATGATTTAAACCTCTGCTGAGCGGCAACAGCAAACCATCACGTTTGCCTTCATCCACAGTTTTCTGTATCTCATCAAATGTATAGCAATCTTCTTTAGTAATATCTCCAGTTTTTGTTCGAATAAGAAAAGACATATGAGCAGGGTACCCTAAAGCCTTTCCTATATCAACACACAATGTACGTATATATGTACCCTTTGAGCATACGACACGAATAGAGAAAGAAGCGGATTGATCTTGATAAGTAATTTCTTCACCCATTAATTCGATCTCTTTAATCATCACTTGACGCGTCGGGCGTTCTACTTCTATTCCTTCTCGTGCATACTCATACAGCTTTTTTCCATTGACCTTAACTGCAGAGTACATAGGTGGGACCTGAGTAATCTCACCTCGAAAAGAGGCCAGACATTTCTTCAGATCCGTTATGGAAATCTTACTACCGACATCTTTAGAATCCACAATTTCCCCCGTCGCATCCTCTGTAGTTGTAGAATGCCCTAGTGAGACAGTAGCTTCATAAACTTTATCAGTGTCGGTTAAGAAAGGAACAATTTTTGTTGCCTTTCCTACACAAAGAGGCAGAACCCCTTCTACATCAGGATCAAGTGTTCCTGTATGGCCCACTTTTTTCGTCTTTAACATCCCTCGTGTTTTACTGACACAATCATGAGATGTAAAGCCTTTAGGTTTCCATAAAGGAAGGATACCATCCATATCATTCACCTCAAAGCTGATCATTAGTTTAACACAGATAGAATCCGTGCCCTATGGACACGGATTCTAATCCTATTCAGTGTCGGTATCATTAAGGTCACGTAGAATCGTCTCGATACGATTCCCTCTTTCAACCGCTTCATCAAACTCGAACATGATTTCAGGAGTTTTACGAAGCCGGATGCGTTGACCAATTTCGGAACGGATGAAACCTTTAGCTTTTGCAAGACCAACAAGCGTATCATGTTTTTGCTTATCATCACCAAGTACTGAGATATAAACCTTCGCCTGTTGCAAGTCACCTGTCACTTTTACTTCAGTCACGGTGACAAAGCCTACACGAGGATCTTTTATTTTTTTACTGATGATATCACTAAGCTCTTTTTTCATCTGCTCTCCGACACGATTAGCACGTAAATCATTCATGATTCTCACCTCTTCTAAAAAAAGCAGAAGCGACCAGCTCAGCGCTGCAAATATTATATAAGCCAATATAATCCCGGCATCTACAAGCGACCGCGCCAGACATAAAATGTCCAGCTAAAATTGCTCCTACTTTACATCTTTATCCCATCATAGCCATTCTAAAACTGTATCTGTGCGTTCAAGTTCAGGAAAGGAATCAATGAACGCAAGTGTTCTTTGAATGGTTTGTTCAGCTATAACTTTATCACTAGCAACGACCACCAATCCGAAACAAGTACGCTGCCATAAATTTTGATAGTCTAATTCGCATATAGACACATTAAAATCGTTTTGAATTCTCGTAATCACTCGTTTAAGAACAGAGCGTTTTTCTTTTAGCGACTGGGCGTCATAGATGATACATTCCACCTCTGCGCTCAGAATCAATTGCGCTCAACTTCCTGCATTTCAAATGGCTCAATGATATCTCCGATTTTAATATCATTGAAGTTCTTAATCGTGATTCCGCACTCATAACCTTGCTGGACTTCTTTTACGTCGTCTTTGAAACGTTTAAGCACATCGATTTCACCTTCATAAATCACGACACCATCACGAATAACACGAATTCCAGAGTTACGAGTGACTCGGCCTTCTGTAACGTAAGAACCAGCTATGGTACCAATTTTAGAAACTTTGAAGGTTTCACGAACCTCAACCTGACCAATAATTTTCTCTTCATACTCTGGGTCAAGCATTCCTTTCATAGCTGCTTCAATCTCTTCCATCACTTTATAAATGATATTGTGAAGACGGATTTCCACATCTTCTGACTCCGCTGCTTTTCGAGCATTTCCATCTGGTCGAACGTTAAAACCAATGATTATAGCGTTTGAAGCAGAAGCTAAAGTAACGTCAGATTCTGTAATCGCACCTACACCGGTGTGGATAATTTTGACTTTAACACCTTCCACATCGATCTTTTCAAGGGACCCTGCTAGAGCCTCAACTGATCCTTGTACGTCTGCTTTCACAATTAGGTTGATATCTTTAATATCTCCTTGTTTAATTTGTTCAAACAGGTCATCAAGGCTGACTTTAGCTGTAGCACTGCGGTTTTCTTCCAGTTGTCTTTGAGCACGTGCCTCACCAACAGAACGGGCTTTCTTCTCATCTTCGAACACTAAGAAACGATCTCCAGCCTGTGGTACATTATTAAGTCCTGTAATCTCTACAGGTGTTGAAGGTCCAGCTACTTTCACGCGTCGTCCAAGGTCATTAACCATTGCACGAACACGCCCAAACGTATTTCCTACGACAATGGAGTCACTAACATTCAGCGTACCGTTTTGAACGAGTAGCGTAGCAACTGGGCCACGTCCTTTATCAAGTTCTGCTTCAATGACTGTACCATAGGCAGGACGGTCCGGATTCGCTTTAAATTCTTCCATTTCTGATATTAATACAATCATCTCAAGAAGCTCATCGATGCCTTCTCCTTTTACAGCGGACATTTTAACAAAAATGGTTTCCCCACCGTAATCTTCAGCAATCAATTCATACTCCATCAATTCTTGCATCACACGATCTGGGTTTGCACCCTCTTTATCCATTTTATTGACAGCAACGATAATTGGTACTCCTGCTGCTTTTGCGTGACTAATTGCTTCTTTTGTTTGAGGCATAACTCCGTCGTCAGCCGCTACTACAAGGATAGCAATGTCTGTGACCTGCGCTCCTCGAGACCGCATGCTTGTGAAGGCTGCGTGACCTGGAGTATCAAGGAACGTAATTTTCTTTCCATCTTCTTCAACCTGGTAAGCACCAATATGCTGAGTAATTCCACCAGCTTCACCTTCTGTAACCTTCGTATCACGAATCCGGTCTAAAAGCGTAGTTTTACCGTGGTCAACGTGACCCATAATCGTTACAACGGCTGGTCGTTCCTTCAAATCTTCTGGATCGTCATCGAAGGTCATGTTTTCAATGTCTGTGTCATCGACAACTACTTCTTCTTCCACTTCGACGCCAAACTCCTCGCAAATCAATTCAATGGAGTCCGCATCAAGATCTTGGTTTTTCGTAGCCATAACACCTAAAAACATAAGTTTTTTAATAATTTCCGAAGAGTCTTTATTCAGTTTTTCAGCTAACTCTCCTACTGTTAATGAACCTGAATAAGTGATCTTCTCTGGTGCTTGGTTTTTCTGTTTCTTTGGAGCAGGCTGATTCTTTTGTGTATGTTTTGGATTTTGTTTTTGGTTTTGGTTTTTATTTTTTTGGTTGTTTTGCTTTTGTTTAGGCTTGTTTTCTTTTTTAGGCTTAGACTGTGATTTCTCAGAAGTTTGCTTACCTTTACCGAATGCTTGGTCCAATTTAGTCGCTACATCCTCTTCTAATGTTGACATATGGTTGGATACCTCAACATTCATTTCATTCAATTTATTAATTACTTGTTTACTAGTTAGCTCATTTTTCTTTGCATATTCATATACGCGTAATTTACTCATATGTTCACCCCCGAATAGATTCATCGAGTAGCGATTGCAACTTTTTCGCAAATCCTTGGTCAAGAACTGCGATCGCGACTCTCCCCGCCTTTCCGATGGCTTGTGATAGCGTTTCACGATCATCAACCATATAGCAAGGTATATCATAAAAGCTACACTTATCTGTTAGCTTCTTTTTTGTTTGTTTACCTGTGTCTTCAGCAATGAGCACGAGTTTCGCCTTCTTTTTTTGGATATCCCGGACGATCGCATCTTCTCCGAGCGTACACTTTCCGGCTCTAAGCGCTAAACCGATGAGATTTAAATAACTCCCACTCATGCTTTGTCTACCTTAATTTTAGACTTTAGCTCATCATAAATGGATGTATCCACTTGAGCATTCAAATGGCGATTAAGAAGCTGTTGCTTTTCAGCCTTTTCAATGACTTCCAAATCCTTAGTGAGGTAAGCCCCTCTGCCATTTTTCTTCCCTGTCTCATCTACGAAAACCTCTCCCTCTTTGTTTCGTACGACACGGATTAATTGTTTTTTAGGCAGCATTTCTTGAGTAACTACACATTTTCTTAATGGTTGCTTTTTAGAACGGGACATTTCTCTCCCCCTCCTTAATCTTCAGCCCATTCTTCGTCAGACTCATACTCTTCCTCAATTGGTTCCTCTTCATCTAGCAGGCCTTGTTCACGGGCTTCACTTTCACTTTTGATATCGATTTTCCAGCCCGTCAGCTTAGCAGCAAGACGTGCGTTCTGTCCGCGTTTACCGATCGCCAATGATAATTGATAATCTGGAACAATAACTGTCGTGGCCTTTTCTTCCTCATTAACTAGAACTTCCACCACTTTTGATGGGCTCAAAGCATTAGAGACGTATTCAACTGGGTCCTCAGACCACTGTACGATATCGATCTTTTCACCTTTTAGTTCATTAACGATCGCTTGAACACGTTGACCGCGCTGCCCTACGCATGAACCAACAGGATCGATCTCTTGATCTTCTGCATACACAGAAATCTTGGACCTGTCACCGGCCTCACGGGCCACGGACATCACTTCTACTGTTCCATCAAATATCTCAGGAACTTCCATTTCAAATAAGCGCTTCAATAGCCCTGGGTGTGTACGTGACACATAAATATGAGGACCTTTATTGCTGTTTTCAACTTTTGTAACAAATACTTTCAGGCGATCATGAACTTCATACGTTTCTGTAGGCATTTGTTCACCCTCAGGAAGCCTAGCTTCAATCTTTCCTAAGTTTACGTACACAAACCTTGGATCCTTACGCTGGATGATTCCAGTCATAACATCTTCTTCACGGTCTACGTATTCACCGTAAATAATTCCACGCTCAGCTTCACGTACTCTTTGCGTTACTACTTGTTTCGCTGCTTGAGCAGCAATTCTTCCGAAGTCCATCGGTGTCACTTCTACTTCTATAACATCTTCGATTTCGTAGTTCGGATCAACTTCTTTTGCAGCTTCTAAAGAAATTTCCTGTTGAGGGTCCATGACCTCTTCAACGATCGTTTTTCTGGCAAAGACCTTCATGCTTCCTTCATCTTCATTAATATCCACACGTACATTAGTCGCAGAATTGAAGTTTTTCTTGTAAGCACTAATCAATGCAGCTTCCAAAGCTTCCAATAACAAGTTTTTGTCGATGCCTTTTTCCTTTTCTAAATAATCCATGGCATCAAATAGTTCACTACTCAACAGTTTTCTCCCCCTTAGTTAAACGTGACAGCTAGATTTGCTTTTGCAATTTTGTTGTAAGGAACTTCTAGTTGTTTTTTTCGTGTTTTAATTTTAATCTCCACAACAGCCGTCTCGTTTTTGAACGAAACGAGCGTCCCTTCAAACTCTTTCTCGCCATCAACTGGCTCATAAAGCTTCATATATACGTATTCGCCTACGTATTTCTCAAAGTCTTTCTGTGTCTTCAGTGGTCTCTCAGCTCCCGGAGAAGAGACTTCCAAAAAGTATGGAATTTCAATTGGATCTTCATCATCCAGCTTTTCACTCAGCTGTTCTGACACTTGACCGCATTCTTCAATATCTACTCCGCCTGGCTTGTCAATAAACACGCGTAGATACCAATTACTTCCTTCTTTCTTGTATTCAACATCTACAAGTTCCAAATTCATTTCATCCAATATTGGCTGAACTAACTTTTCCGTTACGGAAACGACATGATTACTCATGCTCTTCCCTCCTTTTTTTACGATTTCTCCATTTAATCGTTGTTTTAGTATGACATACAGATAAGGATTTAATTTTAAGTATTTTTCTTATAGAGGGATCAACATTTTATTGAGAGTCAAGAGAAACCGCTATGACAAGTATCATAGCGGTTCGTTCCCCAGACCCTACAGGCCTCTCATGAATCAACGTTTCGTTGCCAAATGCAGCGTAGAATATGACGAAAGAGTGGGTTGCCCCACTCTTCACGTCATCCGTATCGCTCTTGTCACCATAAAAAATATACCATAGTTGCTTTAATTATGCAACAAATGAAAAACGTAACGAGTTATACGCATTGGAAATGGGTTCTAAACGTCAACAACTTACCACCCTGTTAAAAGAGTGAGAGTTGGTTTTCGTCCGGCATTCCTTCAAGACAGCCGAAGTTATCAAGATACTCCAGTACAGTTTTTGAGATACGGCTTCGCTCTCTTAAATCCTGTTTGGAGAGGAATTCTCCTTCTCCACGGGCTTTTACAATGTTGATGGCAGCGTTAGTTCCAAGTCCATCTACTGCGTTAAAAGGAGGAATGAGTGCATTTCCTTCTACAAGGAAGTCTGTAGCACTGGATTCATAAAGGTCAACATTCTTGAAGCTATACCCACGTTCGCACATTTCAAGTGACAGTTCTAGTACAGTCATTAAGCTTTTTTCTTTAGGAGTAGCATCAAGGCCCTTAGATTGGATCTCTTCTAAACGTCTGCGGATCGCATCAGAGCCTTTCATCATCGTTTCAAGTTCAAAGTCGCTAGCACGAACAGTGAAGTAAGCCGCATAAAAATAAATTGGATAATGGACTTTGAAATAGGCTATCCTTACGGCCATTAAGACATAAGCAGCTGCGTGAGCTTTCGGGAACATGTATTTGATTTTCTTACATGAATCAATATACCAATCCGGAACCCCATGTTTTTTCATTTCTTCAATCCATTCTTCCTGAAGACCACGACCTTTACGAACAAATTCCATGATCTTAAAAGCTAAAGAAGGCTCGAGTCCTTTATGAAGTAGATAAACCATAATATCGTCACGACATCCGATTACTTCCGGGAGCGTACAAATGCCATCATTAATTAATTGATCAGCATTTCCTAGCCAAACATCGGTTCCGTGAGAGAGTCCGGAAATGATGACAAGTTCAGCAAATGTACTTGGTTTTGTATCTTCAAGCATTTGTCTAACAAATCGTGTCCCAAACTCTGGAACCCCAAGGGTCCCTGTTTTACACATGATCTGATCTGCTGTCACGCCAAGAGCTTCTGGTCCACTGAAGATCTTCATGACTTCAGGATCGTCTACCGGAATCTCTTTCTGGTCAATACCGCTTAAGTCTTGCAGCATACGAATCACGGTAGGGTCATCGTGTCCCAGAATATCAAGTTTCAGCAGGTTATCGTGGATAGAATGGAAATCAAAGTGCGTCGTACGCCATTCTGATTTCGTATCATCCGCAGGGAATTGGATCGGAGAGAAATCAAAAATCTCCATATCATCCGGTACGACAATAATTCCCCCCGGGTGCTGACCGGTAGTTCGTTTGACTCCTGTACAGCCTTGCACTAAACGGTCAATTTCAGCATTTTTATATTGCAGCTGATTATCTCCCGCGTAGCCCTTCACATAACCGTAAGCGGTCTTCTCTGCAATTGTACCAATGGTTCCTGCACGAAAAACGTTGTCCTCTCCAAACAAAACCTTCGTATAATTGTGAGCTCTTGGCTGGTATTCACCTGAGAAGTTCAAGTCAATATCAGGAACCTTATCTCCTTTAAATCCTAAGAAAGTTTCAAACGGAATGTCCTGCCCATCTTTTTTTAGTGCGGTTCCGCATTCAGGACAATCTTTTTCTTTTAAGTCAAACCCGCTTCCGACGGAGCCATCATTAAAAAACTCATGATATTGACAGGATGGACAAACGTAGTGAGGAGGCAGCGGATTCACTTCCGTAATATCGGTCATTGTGGCAACGAAAGATGAACCTACTGAACCTCGAGACCCCACTAAATAGCCATCTTCCAGTGATTTCGTTACAAGCTTTTGAGAGATCAGGTAAATAACCGCGAATCCATGACCTATAATACTGTCCAGTTCTTTTTCCAACCGTTTTTCAACAAGCTCAGGCAGAGGATCTCCATAAATACTTTTCGCTTTGTTATAAGACATCTCACGGATCTCCTGATCGGCACCTTCAATATTTGGAGTGAAGAGGTCTTCTTTAACCGGTGTCACTGTACCGATTTGATCAGCAACCTTATGTGTGTTCGTGACCACGAGCTCCTTCGCTTTATCCTTTCCTAGGAAAGATAACTCTTCAATCATTTCATTCGTCGTTTTAAAATGGACCTCCGGCAACGTTTGACGGTTCAACGGATTTCCATTCTGAGAGGAAATCAAAATTTGGCGATATTGACGCTCGTGTTTCTCTACATAATGGGTATTACCTGTAGCCACTACCTCTTTTCCTAGACGTTCGCCCATGGCAACTAATCTTTTTAGAATATCGTAAATTTGTGCTTCATTCTGAACTAAATCTTTTTCCAACAAATGATAATAATTTCCGGGAGGCTGTATTTCGATATAATCGTAGAATTCAGCGACTTTTTCAGCTTCTTCCTCTGATTTTTGCATCATTGTTTCAAATACTTCACCTTTATCACAGCCGGAACCAACGAGTATCCCTTCTCTAAGCTTACTTAGTCGAGAACGAGGAATCCTTGGTACTCGGTAAAAGTAATTCACATGCGACTCAGAAATGAGCTTGTAAATATTTTTCAACCCCGTACTATTTACGGCTAATAGCGTGCAGTGAGATGGCCGAGAACGTTGGTACGCTTTTCCTTCCCCCATGTAATCATTCAGATTATTATGGTTCGTAATGCCACGTTCGATAGCTTTCTTTAGTAATTTCCATAACAAATAACCCGTAGCTTCAGCATCATAAATCGCACGGTGGTGCTGCGTAAGCTCAATATCAAACTTCTTACAAAGTGTATTTAAACGGTGATTTTTCAGCTCAGGCACTAGCAGCCGAGCCAGTTCTAAAGTATCAATAACCGGGTTCGTTGATTTCTCGTATCCAATTGCTTGGAAACCAGCATTCAAGAATCCCATATCAAAGCTGGCGTTGTGAGCTACAAGAATATCGTTTTCCATCCAGCTATGGAAATCCTTTAACACATCTTCAATTTCAGGAGCGTCTTTTACCATATCATCGGTGATGCCAGTAAGATCAATTGTTGTTTGTGATAACGACTGATGAGGATTTGCAAAAGATTCAAAACGATCTATGATTTCTCCACCCTTTACCTTAACAGCCGCAAGCTCAATAATCTTATCATATACAGCTGACAAACCAGTAGTTTCTACGTCAAATACGACATAAACATCGTCTTCTAAGACTCTGTCCTGCTCTTCGTACGCAATTGGCACTCCGTCATCAACTAGATTTGCTTCGACTCCATATATAATCTTAATGCCGTTCTTTTCCCCTGCTGAATGAGCTTCAGGATAGGCTTGTGCCACTGCATGATCGGTTATTGCGATTGCTTCATGTCCCCACTCGGCAGCTTTATTGATCAGTCTTGACGCTGAAACAGGCGCATCCATCTGGCTCATAGTCGTATGGGAGTGAAGTTCGATTCGTTTTTCACCCTCAGGTGCTTCATCCATACGGAGCTTCGGTTTAATTTCATTGATGTCATTCGCCATCATTGTTAGTTCATTCGTGAAATTATCCGTTTGAATTCCGCCACGGGCTTTGATCCACATGCCTTTTTTCATATGCTTGAACATCTCAGCGTGATCATCGCCTCGAGAGAACATCTTTATGGAGAAGGAGTCGGTATAATCTGTTACTTTCAACAATAGTAGATGCCTGCCGGAACGCAGTTCTTTTACTTCAACATCAAATACGTACCCTTGAACGACCTTTCGACGCTCTTCTTCTTCAATTGTTTCCATTGGCTCAGGATCCTCTTGAATCTTATAACCAATTTCAAGCGGGCCTTTGGGTGCATCATCCTCTTTTTCTTTCGCTCTTTCTTCTTGTTCTTTCACAGCTTGTTGGACAAGACGTTTATCCTCTTTTTGCCTTTCTTCCTGAAACTTTTTAATCTGATCCTGTTCTTCTTTCACTTGAGTGGAAAGCATAAGGGCAGGCAAACCAACATTTGCACAAAATTGCTGAAGAGGTGCTTCTAATTTCTTTTTAACTGCGTGACTTTCTGCTAAGTTTCTGCAAGTTAACATAATCTTATTTCCGTTAACTTCTGGTTTTTGCTCCATGAGTAGATCCTTGTAACTCGGAGTCAAGTTTGTCATCGTTTTGATAAACCCTTGCCAATATTCAACGATTTCCTCTGGGCTCAATGTTTTATTATTCGTTTCTATCGTCCAGTCCACCTCTGCGATCGAACGAAACGTAGACGTCAACTTTGCTGTAAACAACTCATACACAGACGGTGGCAGCGGCTTTGGAAAGAGAAAATGGAAATGCCACAATTTCTTTTCCTTAAATACAATGAGCTTTTTCATGCTGCTGTCTTTAAAATGAGGTTCAATCAGATCTTGGGGGAACTGAATTTGTTCCAAGAGATAATGCATTTTTTCCTGATTGCTTACACCCAATGTGATTCCTCCTCTATACTCAATCCCTGTTCATGAATATACCCTTGCTTTTTTTATTATAGCAAGGGTATTTCATCTATGAACAAACACTTAACCTTGATACCAATCCCGAACATACTCCACAATATCATTCTGCTCCATATCTTTCTGATCTCCCGAAGCACGTTCTTTTACTTCTACAATTCCTTCTGAAGCACGTTTCCCAACGGTGATTCGCAGTGGGACTCCAAATAAATCACTATCAGCGAATTTTACTCCAGCTCTTTCTTTACGGTCATCATATAAAACATCAATACCAGCTTGCTGTAATGTTTCATATAACTGATCTGCCAACTCTTTCTGTTCTGCTTTTTTCGGATTTAGAGATAGCAGGTGAACTTGGAAAGGTGCAATGTTTGCCGGCCAAGTAATTCCGCGCTCATCATGGAATTGCTCGACAATCGCAGCCAGTGTTCTAGATACTCCAATTCCATACGATCCCATGATCATCGTTTTCGCTTTTCCTTGGTCGTTAAGGAATGTAGCATTCATTCTTTCGGAGTAAAACTCTCCTAATTTGAATACATGTCCAACTTCAATACCTCTGGCGAAGACGATTTTTCCTTCTCCGTCTGGAGATGGATCTCCTTCTTGAATAAACCGTAGGTCAGCGTATTGATTTACCTTAAAATCTCTTTCAGGTGTCGCATTAGTAAAATGGAAGCCTTCTTCATTCGCTCCACAGGATACATTAACTAAGGCTTCAACGGCGAAGTCGGCTACAACTTCGACCTCTTCTGGAACATGAACTGGCCCAAGCGATCCAAATCCAGCTCCGATCAAGCGTCTTGAGTCCTCTTCCGTAGCCAATTCTACCATATCTGCGTCATAGAGATTTTTAAGCTTCACGTCATTCACTTCATGATCTCCACGTGTGACTACCATTACGAAACGGTCGTCTACATTAAACAGAATAGATTTCAAACCTTTATGCAGCTCATGACCTAAGAAATCTGCCACATCTTTCATCGTTTTTTGGTCTGGTGTTGCTACCTTCTCCAATGTTTTTGGTTTTTCTGATGACTTTTCATATGTGGTTACGACAGGAGCCATTTCAATATTAGCCGCATAACGTGAAGTGTCAGAGTAAGCTATGACATCTTCTCCAACCTCTGACAGCACCATAAATTCATGAGTGTCTTTTCCTCCCATTGCTCCGGAATCTGCAATAACTGCACGGAAGTTCAATCCACAGCGGCGAAAAACATTTGAGTATGCATCGAACATCTTTTGGTAGGTTTCATCAAGGCTTTCATAGGAATCATTGA
It contains:
- the nusA gene encoding transcription termination factor NusA codes for the protein MSSELFDAMDYLEKEKGIDKNLLLEALEAALISAYKKNFNSATNVRVDINEDEGSMKVFARKTIVEEVMDPQQEISLEAAKEVDPNYEIEDVIEVEVTPMDFGRIAAQAAKQVVTQRVREAERGIIYGEYVDREEDVMTGIIQRKDPRFVYVNLGKIEARLPEGEQMPTETYEVHDRLKVFVTKVENSNKGPHIYVSRTHPGLLKRLFEMEVPEIFDGTVEVMSVAREAGDRSKISVYAEDQEIDPVGSCVGQRGQRVQAIVNELKGEKIDIVQWSEDPVEYVSNALSPSKVVEVLVNEEEKATTVIVPDYQLSLAIGKRGQNARLAAKLTGWKIDIKSESEAREQGLLDEEEPIEEEYESDEEWAED
- the rimP gene encoding ribosome maturation factor RimP: MSNHVVSVTEKLVQPILDEMNLELVDVEYKKEGSNWYLRVFIDKPGGVDIEECGQVSEQLSEKLDDEDPIEIPYFLEVSSPGAERPLKTQKDFEKYVGEYVYMKLYEPVDGEKEFEGTLVSFKNETAVVEIKIKTRKKQLEVPYNKIAKANLAVTFN
- a CDS encoding YlxQ family RNA-binding protein, coding for MSGSYLNLIGLALRAGKCTLGEDAIVRDIQKKKAKLVLIAEDTGKQTKKKLTDKCSFYDIPCYMVDDRETLSQAIGKAGRVAIAVLDQGFAKKLQSLLDESIRG
- the ribF gene encoding riboflavin biosynthesis protein RibF is translated as MKTVRLSRDSITEELNLDPSVTAVGFFDGIHKGHQKVIQTAKDKADELELKCAVMTFDPHPSVVLKKGKQQAYYITPLSQKEQLLEEIGVDYFFVVTFDTSLANLSPQQFVDDFFVRLNVSHVVAGFDFSYGHMGKGNMSDLPEYGRGRFGQTVISKVEKDEEKVSSTRIRSLLDDGEIAEVNELLGRRYSVKGTVVKGDQRGRTIGYPTANIELNENYYLPKIGVYAVSAHFDGELYYGMANLGYKPTFITQADNPSLEVHLFDVKQDLYGRSLTVYFHQMIRDERKFNGVEEVKQQLVKDETHIREFFRIG
- the rnpM gene encoding RNase P modulator RnpM — encoded protein: MSRSKKQPLRKCVVTQEMLPKKQLIRVVRNKEGEVFVDETGKKNGRGAYLTKDLEVIEKAEKQQLLNRHLNAQVDTSIYDELKSKIKVDKA
- the infB gene encoding translation initiation factor IF-2 encodes the protein MSKLRVYEYAKKNELTSKQVINKLNEMNVEVSNHMSTLEEDVATKLDQAFGKGKQTSEKSQSKPKKENKPKQKQNNQKNKNQNQKQNPKHTQKNQPAPKKQKNQAPEKITYSGSLTVGELAEKLNKDSSEIIKKLMFLGVMATKNQDLDADSIELICEEFGVEVEEEVVVDDTDIENMTFDDDPEDLKERPAVVTIMGHVDHGKTTLLDRIRDTKVTEGEAGGITQHIGAYQVEEDGKKITFLDTPGHAAFTSMRSRGAQVTDIAILVVAADDGVMPQTKEAISHAKAAGVPIIVAVNKMDKEGANPDRVMQELMEYELIAEDYGGETIFVKMSAVKGEGIDELLEMIVLISEMEEFKANPDRPAYGTVIEAELDKGRGPVATLLVQNGTLNVSDSIVVGNTFGRVRAMVNDLGRRVKVAGPSTPVEITGLNNVPQAGDRFLVFEDEKKARSVGEARAQRQLEENRSATAKVSLDDLFEQIKQGDIKDINLIVKADVQGSVEALAGSLEKIDVEGVKVKIIHTGVGAITESDVTLASASNAIIIGFNVRPDGNARKAAESEDVEIRLHNIIYKVMEEIEAAMKGMLDPEYEEKIIGQVEVRETFKVSKIGTIAGSYVTEGRVTRNSGIRVIRDGVVIYEGEIDVLKRFKDDVKEVQQGYECGITIKNFNDIKIGDIIEPFEMQEVERN
- a CDS encoding DUF503 domain-containing protein encodes the protein MILSAEVECIIYDAQSLKEKRSVLKRVITRIQNDFNVSICELDYQNLWQRTCFGLVVVASDKVIAEQTIQRTLAFIDSFPELERTDTVLEWL
- the truB gene encoding tRNA pseudouridine(55) synthase TruB; protein product: MDGILPLWKPKGFTSHDCVSKTRGMLKTKKVGHTGTLDPDVEGVLPLCVGKATKIVPFLTDTDKVYEATVSLGHSTTTEDATGEIVDSKDVGSKISITDLKKCLASFRGEITQVPPMYSAVKVNGKKLYEYAREGIEVERPTRQVMIKEIELMGEEITYQDQSASFSIRVVCSKGTYIRTLCVDIGKALGYPAHMSFLIRTKTGDITKEDCYTFDEIQKTVDEGKRDGLLLPLSRGLNHLNSWEIDEKMKSLIKHGQVLETPEEISYPLFSVKCQGEVLAIYQQHPNKPGYIKPVRVF
- the rbfA gene encoding 30S ribosome-binding factor RbfA, which translates into the protein MNDLRANRVGEQMKKELSDIISKKIKDPRVGFVTVTEVKVTGDLQQAKVYISVLGDDKQKHDTLVGLAKAKGFIRSEIGQRIRLRKTPEIMFEFDEAVERGNRIETILRDLNDTDTE